The Bos indicus x Bos taurus breed Angus x Brahman F1 hybrid chromosome 3, Bos_hybrid_MaternalHap_v2.0, whole genome shotgun sequence genome includes a window with the following:
- the LOC113890095 gene encoding succinyl-CoA:3-ketoacid coenzyme A transferase 2, mitochondrial-like: MAALRLLASVLGRRVPAGRSGRALAKGGACGFACSARARVRFYTDPVKAVGDITDGSRIMIGGFGLCGIPENLIGALLKTRVKDLTVISSNVGVESFGLGLLLGTKQITRIICSYLGENSLCEHQYLAGELELEITPQGTLAERIRAGGAGVPAFYTPTAYGTLVQEGGAPIRYLPDGHIAILSQPREVREFRGQHYLLEHAITADFALVKGWKADWAGNVIFRASARNFNVPMCKAARTSVVEVEEIVDVGSFAPEDIHVPNIYVDRIIQGEKYEKRIERLTVRKEDDEICTSSDNIRTRIIKRAALEFEDGMYANLGIGIPLLAPNYISPNITVHLHSENGILGLGPFPLKEEVDADLINAGKQTVTLLPGGSFFSSDESFAMIRGGHINLTLLGAMQVSKYGDLANWMIPGKKVTGMGGAMDLVSSSKTRGVVTMEHCNKANEPKIVEKCTMPLTGKRCVDRIITEKAVFDVHKKTGLTLMELWDGLTVEDIKKSTGSPFAVSPSLRPMQQVKM; this comes from the coding sequence ATGGCGGCCCTGCGGCTCCTGGCGTCGGTGCTCGGGCGCCGGGTCCCCGCCGGCCGCTCGGGGCGCGCGCTGGCGAAGGGTGGCGCGTGCGGCTTCGCCTGCAGCGCCCGCGCGCGCGTCAGGTTCTACACGGACCCGGTGAAGGCCGTGGGAGACATCACTGATGGCTCGAGGATCATGATCGGGGGCTTCGGGCTCTGCGGCATCCCGGAGAACCTGATAGGGGCGCTGCTGAAGACCCGCGTGAAGGACTTGACTGTGATCAGCAGCAACGTGGGGGTGGAGAGCTTCGGTCTCGGCCTTTTACTGGGGACCAAGCAGATCACCCGCATCATCTGCTCCTACCTGGGGGAGAACTCGCTCTGTGAGCACCAGTACCTGGCGGGTGAGCTGGAGCTAGAGATCACGCCCCAGGGCACCCTGGCCGAGCGCATCCGCGCAGGGGGCGCCGGTGTGCCCGCCTTCTACACCCCCACGGCCTACGGGACCTTGGTCCAGGAGGGAGGCGCACCCATCAGGTACTTACCAGACGGCCACATCGCCATCCTCAGCCAGCCCAGGGAGGTGAGGGAGTTCCGTGGGCAGCACTACCTGCTGGAACACGCCATCACCGCTGACTTTGCTTTGGTGAAAGGGTGGAAGGCCGACTGGGCAGGAAATGTCATCTTCAGGGCCAGCGCCAGGAACTTCAACGTGCCCATGTGCAAAGCCGCCAGAACCTCCGTGGTGGAGGTTGAAGAAATTGTGGACGTGGGGTCCTTTGCCCCAGAAGACATCCATGTTCCTAACATTTATGTAGATCGCATAATACAGGgggaaaaatatgagaaaagaattgaGCGTTTAACCGTCCGGAAAGAGGATGATGAAATTTGCACGTCTTCAGATAACATAAGGACACGGATCATCAAGCGGGCAGCTCTTGAATTTGAGGACGGCATGTACGCCAATCTGGGCATCGGCATCCCTCTCCTGGCCCCCAACTACATCAGCCCCAACATCACCGTGCACCTTCACAGTGAGAACGGGATCTTGGGCTTGGGTCCCTTTCCATTAAAAGAGGAGGTGGACGCGGACCTCATCAACGCAGGCAAGCAGACAGTCACCCTTCTTCCCGGGGGCTCTTTTTTCTCTAGCGATGAATCATTTGCCATGATTCGAGGGGGGCACATCAACCTGACCTTGCTGGGAGCCATGCAGGTTTCCAAATACGGTGACCTGGCTAACTGGATGATACCCGGCAAGAAGGTGACAGGCATGGGGGGTGCGATGGATCTGGTGTCCAGTTCCAAGACACGAGGGGTAGTCACCATGGAGCACTGCAACAAGGCCAACGAACCCAAGATCGTGGAGAAGTGCACCATGCCACTGACTGGGAAGCGGTGCGTGGACCGAATCATCACCGAGAAGGCCGTGTTTGACGTGCACAAGAAGACAGGGCTGACCCTGATGGAGCTCTGGGACGGCCTAACAGTGGAGGACATCAAAAAGAGCACGGGGAGCCCCTTTGCCGTCTCCCCGAGCCTCAGACCCATGCAGCAGGTCAAAATGTAG